In a single window of the Sphingosinicella microcystinivorans genome:
- a CDS encoding universal stress protein, with amino-acid sequence MPPFEVLLASDFTARSDRALDRAMQLVDEKHGTLIIAHILEKGARVDEEDVISRLRADLPERAANAELVVRAGSAPKTLAAIVAERGSDLIVTGVARYNSIGDYFLGTAVDHIIRNAERPVLIVRRRAVAPYRRLVVATDLSDCSRAALLAAADLFPEVAITLIHAFHVPYEGWIKSDDVKADIRAEAQEELDAFLAGLDPAFRAKLEVRLVEGETGTVVVQELGRTDADLLVLGTHGRSGFAHATIGSQAEGLLPAVNVDVLMVRECK; translated from the coding sequence ATGCCTCCATTCGAAGTCCTGCTGGCGAGCGACTTTACCGCACGCTCGGATCGCGCCCTGGACCGCGCCATGCAGCTGGTGGACGAGAAACATGGAACTCTGATTATCGCCCATATCCTTGAAAAAGGCGCCAGGGTCGATGAAGAGGATGTCATCTCCCGGTTGCGCGCCGACCTGCCGGAAAGGGCGGCAAACGCCGAACTGGTCGTGCGCGCGGGTTCGGCCCCAAAGACATTGGCTGCCATTGTGGCGGAACGGGGCAGCGACCTGATCGTCACCGGTGTCGCGCGCTACAACAGCATCGGCGACTATTTTCTCGGCACGGCCGTCGACCACATCATCCGCAATGCCGAGAGGCCGGTTCTCATCGTGCGTCGCCGAGCGGTCGCCCCCTATCGGCGGCTCGTTGTCGCGACCGACCTTTCGGACTGCTCACGCGCCGCCCTGCTGGCCGCCGCCGACTTGTTCCCGGAAGTCGCTATCACGCTCATCCATGCCTTTCATGTTCCATACGAAGGCTGGATCAAATCCGATGACGTCAAAGCCGATATTCGGGCGGAGGCGCAGGAAGAGCTGGATGCTTTTCTCGCCGGCCTCGATCCGGCTTTCCGGGCGAAACTCGAAGTTCGGCTCGTCGAAGGCGAGACCGGAACGGTGGTTGTGCAGGAGCTTGGCAGGACCGACGCCGACCTGCTGGTGCTGGGCACGCATGGCCGCAGCGGATTTGCCCATGCCACTATCGGCAGCCAGGCCGAGGGACTCTTGCCTGCCGTCAACGTCGATGTCCTGATGGTCCGCGAATGCAAATAA
- a CDS encoding MFS transporter, with the protein MLAVIQPVRSLLLSIFMLMAGSGFLTTLISLRIERAGAGTIAIGVVATAYFVGLVIGAVRAGAIVRRVGHIRAFAAFVALLSASTLSYVLLGDPLMWACLRLIDGLCVAGVFICLESWLNDRADEQTRGSVLAAYMVALYSGQAIGQLLLGASGALPAIPFQIASILISLAIIPLCLTRSTAPVPDEPSGFSIRSLWSASPLGAMGAVSTGLMLGAFYGLGAVHVRRLGLDLTQTANFMMIVILGGVALQWPLGRLSDRYDRRGVIIGCFAATLAVSVALALLTSGGLLLMALGGLFGGLSFALYPLCVAHCNDRLFATERVAASSRLVLLYSIGAALGPVGAAIVMTLAGTTGLFLFVALCAVITLLFGIWRQAATEAVPVSEQQEFQIVPRTTPVASLLDPNTADDEPPATGQSL; encoded by the coding sequence GTGCTTGCCGTCATCCAACCCGTTCGCAGTCTGCTGCTCTCCATTTTCATGCTGATGGCGGGAAGCGGTTTTCTCACCACGCTCATCAGCCTGAGGATAGAGCGCGCAGGCGCGGGCACGATCGCGATCGGCGTGGTCGCGACCGCCTATTTTGTTGGCCTGGTGATCGGTGCGGTCCGGGCGGGCGCAATCGTTCGGCGCGTAGGCCATATCCGTGCTTTCGCCGCCTTCGTCGCGCTGCTGTCGGCGAGCACTCTGTCTTATGTGCTGCTCGGTGATCCGCTGATGTGGGCGTGCTTGCGCTTGATCGACGGCCTGTGCGTGGCGGGTGTATTCATCTGCCTCGAAAGCTGGCTCAACGATCGGGCGGATGAGCAGACCCGAGGGAGTGTGCTCGCGGCCTATATGGTGGCGCTCTATTCCGGACAGGCCATCGGCCAATTGCTGCTGGGAGCGAGCGGTGCCTTGCCCGCAATTCCTTTCCAGATCGCCTCGATCCTTATTTCGCTGGCAATTATCCCGTTGTGTCTGACGCGAAGTACTGCGCCTGTGCCCGACGAGCCGAGCGGCTTCTCGATCCGATCGCTCTGGTCCGCTTCACCATTGGGAGCGATGGGAGCGGTCTCGACAGGACTGATGCTGGGCGCCTTCTATGGCCTGGGAGCGGTCCATGTCCGAAGGCTCGGACTGGATCTGACGCAGACTGCCAATTTCATGATGATCGTGATCCTGGGTGGTGTTGCGCTCCAATGGCCGCTGGGGCGGCTGTCCGACCGTTATGACCGGCGGGGCGTCATCATCGGCTGTTTTGCCGCCACTCTGGCTGTTAGCGTGGCGCTGGCGCTGCTAACATCAGGTGGATTGCTGCTGATGGCGCTCGGTGGGCTGTTCGGTGGTCTCAGCTTCGCGCTCTATCCGCTGTGCGTCGCGCATTGCAACGATCGGCTCTTCGCCACCGAAAGGGTGGCGGCGAGTAGCCGGCTGGTGCTGCTCTATTCCATCGGCGCAGCGCTCGGCCCTGTCGGTGCTGCAATTGTCATGACGTTGGCCGGGACAACCGGACTGTTCCTCTTCGTCGCGCTCTGCGCGGTGATAACGCTGCTCTTCGGCATATGGCGGCAGGCCGCAACGGAAGCGGTGCCCGTATCCGAGCAGCAGGAATTTCAGATCGTGCCCCGCACGACGCCGGTGGCTTCGCTCCTCGATCCCAATACCGCCGACGATGAACCCCCGGCCACAGGACAATCGCTATGA
- a CDS encoding BCCT family transporter: MNSTMNPRVFWGATLIVLLLLGGAFIAPGASDLIFRHAQAWVIDRFGWFYVASVAGFLAMMVILAIGPAGQLKLGPDDAEPDFPYVSWLAMLFAAGMGIGLMYFAVAEPIQHYSAPPEAQAGTIDAAREAMVITFTHWGVHAWAIYATVGLSLAYFTYRKGLPLTLRSGLHPLLGKRINGWAGDMVDIFAICGTLFGIATSLGLGVSQIGAGLAYVYDFPNGTTARAILIVVVMGLAMLSVLSGLDRGVRRLSELNLVLAVLLMLFVLATGPTLFLLRAFVQNFGLYLDHFFVRTFTLYAYEPRGWMADWTLFYWAWWIAWSPFVGMFIARISRGRTVREFVVGVLLVPTAFTFLWMTVFGNTAISLDLGTAAGAIANAVDADLSTALFQFFHYLPGFTITSTLTILLVGVFFVTSADSGSLVIDTLASGGADETPRWQRIYWCIMLGAAAMLLLLVGGLGALQAATLVAALPFCFIMILLAFALARQTSADLEGTTIHTDVAPIRGRLKRLFTSASRKEIVEQMVRNGLPALQTVRDAMIAEGWSECRIDQEEGTITLSIGAPPERRFIYHLVARSRPLRKRWRHPTAVQGMSSPTPFAG; the protein is encoded by the coding sequence ATGAACAGCACCATGAACCCTCGCGTCTTTTGGGGTGCGACGCTTATTGTCCTGCTCTTGCTTGGTGGCGCATTTATCGCACCGGGCGCTTCCGACCTGATCTTCCGCCATGCCCAGGCCTGGGTGATCGACCGCTTCGGCTGGTTCTATGTCGCATCGGTCGCCGGCTTCCTAGCCATGATGGTCATCCTGGCGATTGGACCCGCCGGGCAGCTTAAGCTCGGTCCCGATGATGCCGAGCCCGATTTCCCATATGTTTCCTGGCTGGCGATGCTCTTTGCGGCGGGCATGGGCATTGGCCTGATGTATTTCGCCGTCGCCGAGCCGATCCAGCACTATAGTGCGCCACCAGAGGCTCAAGCGGGAACCATCGACGCGGCGCGCGAAGCGATGGTGATCACCTTCACCCATTGGGGCGTCCATGCCTGGGCCATCTACGCGACTGTCGGTCTCAGCCTCGCCTATTTCACCTATCGCAAGGGGTTGCCCCTGACCTTGCGGTCGGGCCTGCATCCGCTGCTGGGCAAGCGCATCAATGGATGGGCTGGCGACATGGTGGACATTTTCGCGATCTGCGGCACGCTGTTCGGTATCGCGACGTCGCTCGGTCTCGGCGTCTCGCAAATCGGCGCAGGCCTTGCCTATGTCTATGATTTTCCCAACGGCACGACCGCCCGAGCCATTTTGATTGTCGTCGTGATGGGCCTGGCGATGCTGTCGGTCCTGAGCGGCCTCGATCGTGGTGTGCGCCGGCTGTCGGAACTCAACCTCGTCCTTGCTGTGTTGCTGATGCTGTTCGTGCTCGCCACCGGACCGACTTTGTTCCTGCTGCGCGCTTTCGTTCAGAATTTCGGCCTCTACCTCGATCACTTTTTCGTTCGAACCTTCACGCTCTATGCCTACGAACCTCGCGGCTGGATGGCCGACTGGACGCTGTTCTACTGGGCATGGTGGATTGCCTGGTCGCCGTTCGTAGGAATGTTCATCGCACGCATCTCGCGCGGACGAACCGTTCGGGAATTCGTGGTCGGTGTGCTGTTGGTGCCGACCGCATTCACCTTCCTGTGGATGACCGTGTTTGGGAACACGGCCATCTCACTTGATCTAGGCACCGCCGCCGGAGCTATCGCGAATGCCGTGGATGCCGACCTTTCGACCGCGCTATTTCAATTCTTTCACTATCTGCCTGGCTTTACGATCACCTCAACGCTCACGATCCTGCTGGTCGGCGTGTTCTTCGTGACTTCGGCGGACTCGGGCTCACTGGTGATCGACACGCTGGCGTCTGGTGGCGCCGACGAAACGCCGCGCTGGCAGCGCATCTATTGGTGTATCATGCTGGGAGCTGCGGCGATGCTGCTGCTTCTTGTCGGCGGTCTTGGGGCGCTTCAGGCAGCGACTCTCGTCGCGGCGCTGCCGTTCTGCTTTATCATGATCCTGCTGGCCTTCGCCCTGGCGCGGCAAACCAGTGCGGACCTGGAAGGAACGACGATCCATACCGACGTGGCACCGATCCGCGGACGTCTCAAGCGCCTCTTCACATCGGCCAGCCGCAAGGAGATTGTCGAGCAGATGGTTCGCAACGGTTTACCTGCGCTGCAAACGGTTCGCGATGCGATGATCGCCGAAGGATGGTCGGAGTGCAGGATCGACCAGGAAGAAGGCACGATTACCTTGTCGATCGGCGCCCCGCCGGAGCGCCGCTTCATCTATCACCTCGTGGCGCGTTCGCGGCCGTTACGTAAGCGGTGGCGTCATCCCACGGCAGTCCAGGGCATGAGCTCGCCGACGCCATTTGCGGGGTGA
- a CDS encoding mechanosensitive ion channel family protein produces MPEPWMQATLSLLLLLLFAWLTNWVAKLIVHRIVMRVLDRFPFQVEARHIGAIVARLSNIVPALVIQNGIVAVPHIPVGVIGLVQSLCAGFIILTIAIALCGGLELANDIYQRRPDAADRPIKGYVQVGKMLIYGAATILIIAVLMNRSPLLLLSGLGAMAAVLMLVFKDTILSLVASVQIGSNDMIRLGDWIEMPQLNADGDVIDIALHTVKVQNFDKTITTIPTHRLINESFRNWRGMSESGGRRIMRSLMIDQNSVHFLDDGSLADLSRFGLLRDYLQAKQEEVERWNAGHAGQQVLDSRRLTNIGTFRAYVHAYLKSRPDIADDKTLLVRQLAPSEHGLPLEIYAFASTTAWGDYEGIQADIFDHLIAIMPEFGLRLFQRPSGVDIAALADLPLRPAV; encoded by the coding sequence ATGCCCGAGCCCTGGATGCAGGCAACTTTATCCCTGCTTCTTCTCCTGCTGTTCGCCTGGCTGACCAATTGGGTCGCGAAGCTGATCGTGCACAGGATCGTCATGCGTGTGCTCGACCGCTTCCCGTTCCAGGTCGAAGCCCGGCATATCGGCGCCATCGTGGCGCGTCTGTCCAATATCGTGCCGGCACTCGTGATCCAGAACGGCATCGTCGCGGTGCCTCATATACCGGTGGGTGTGATCGGTCTTGTCCAGAGCCTGTGCGCGGGCTTCATCATCCTGACGATCGCGATTGCGCTGTGCGGCGGGCTGGAACTGGCGAACGACATCTATCAACGTCGTCCTGACGCCGCCGATCGCCCGATCAAGGGTTATGTCCAGGTCGGCAAGATGCTCATTTACGGTGCTGCGACCATCCTCATCATCGCCGTGCTGATGAACCGCTCGCCCTTGCTGCTGCTCTCCGGTCTGGGAGCGATGGCCGCAGTGCTCATGCTGGTATTCAAGGACACCATCCTTTCGCTGGTCGCCTCGGTGCAGATCGGCTCCAATGACATGATCCGGCTGGGTGACTGGATCGAAATGCCGCAGCTCAACGCCGACGGGGATGTGATCGACATTGCGCTGCATACTGTGAAAGTGCAGAATTTCGATAAGACCATCACTACCATCCCCACTCACCGGCTGATCAATGAAAGTTTCCGCAACTGGCGCGGCATGTCGGAATCGGGCGGTCGACGGATCATGCGCTCGCTGATGATCGACCAGAACAGTGTCCATTTTCTCGATGATGGCAGTCTCGCCGATCTTTCGCGCTTCGGCCTGTTGCGCGACTATCTCCAGGCCAAGCAGGAGGAAGTGGAACGCTGGAACGCGGGCCATGCCGGACAACAGGTGCTCGACAGCCGGCGGTTGACCAACATCGGCACCTTCCGTGCCTATGTACATGCCTATCTGAAGTCACGGCCCGATATTGCTGATGACAAAACGCTGCTTGTGCGCCAGCTCGCGCCCAGCGAGCATGGTCTGCCGCTGGAGATCTATGCGTTTGCCAGCACGACGGCATGGGGCGACTACGAGGGCATACAGGCCGATATCTTCGACCATCTTATTGCCATCATGCCCGAGTTCGGCCTGCGCTTGTTCCAGCGTCCGTCAGGCGTGGATATCGCGGCGCTTGCAGACCTGCCATTGCGCCCCGCCGTGTGA
- a CDS encoding MFS transporter, producing the protein MSASSDLPDALPPQPVTDRATLRRAIAASALGNATEWFDYGIYAYGVTYISAALFPGDVDEAVLFALATFAISFLVRPLGGLFWGPLGDRLGRKSVLAFTILLMAGATFCVGLIPDYADIGFWAPTLLILLRMVQGFSTGGEYGGAATFMAEYAPDDRRGFYGSFLEFGTLAGFSLGAFLMLAFSLLLGDAAMHEWGWRIPFLIAAPMGLIGMYLRSRMEDTPIFREAGHAGKRAETPPLALLMRRHWQPMLVVGGLVVALNVVNYTLLSYMPTYLQRRIGLSPDEALIVPIIGMLFMMMFVPLAGGLSDRVGRRVMWRVSLIGLLVAVVPLYMLMATGFAGAIVGFILLGLLYVPQLATISATFPALFPTSVRFAGFAIAYNISTSIFGGTAPAMGSALITVTGNELMPAFYMMAACLVGLVALRFMPETAGRSLHHDPFSEKKQD; encoded by the coding sequence ATGAGCGCTTCCTCTGATCTTCCCGATGCTCTCCCGCCGCAACCAGTGACGGATCGGGCGACGCTTCGACGCGCCATTGCCGCCTCGGCGTTGGGCAACGCGACCGAGTGGTTTGACTATGGCATCTATGCCTATGGCGTGACTTATATCTCTGCGGCGCTGTTTCCCGGCGATGTGGACGAGGCCGTCCTGTTCGCACTGGCGACGTTCGCCATTTCCTTCCTCGTCCGGCCGCTGGGTGGTCTCTTCTGGGGGCCATTGGGCGACCGGCTGGGGCGTAAGTCAGTGCTGGCCTTCACAATATTGCTGATGGCCGGTGCGACCTTCTGCGTCGGGCTGATCCCTGATTATGCCGACATCGGTTTCTGGGCGCCCACGCTGCTGATCCTGCTGCGCATGGTGCAGGGTTTCTCGACCGGCGGCGAATATGGCGGGGCGGCGACTTTCATGGCCGAATACGCGCCGGACGACCGGCGCGGCTTTTACGGCAGTTTCCTGGAATTCGGGACGCTGGCGGGCTTTTCCCTGGGTGCTTTCCTGATGCTGGCCTTCTCGCTGCTGCTGGGCGATGCGGCGATGCACGAATGGGGCTGGCGCATCCCGTTTCTCATTGCGGCGCCTATGGGCCTCATCGGCATGTATCTGCGCTCGCGGATGGAGGACACGCCGATCTTCCGCGAGGCAGGCCATGCCGGCAAGCGAGCGGAGACACCGCCTCTGGCTCTGCTCATGCGGCGGCACTGGCAGCCGATGCTCGTCGTGGGCGGCCTGGTCGTCGCCCTCAATGTGGTGAACTACACGCTGCTTAGCTACATGCCGACTTATCTCCAGCGGCGCATCGGCCTTTCGCCCGACGAGGCACTGATCGTGCCGATCATCGGTATGCTGTTCATGATGATGTTCGTGCCGCTCGCCGGCGGCCTCTCCGACCGGGTCGGGCGGCGCGTCATGTGGAGAGTGTCGCTGATCGGACTGCTGGTGGCCGTAGTACCGCTCTATATGCTGATGGCGACGGGTTTTGCCGGAGCGATCGTCGGCTTTATCCTGCTGGGTCTGCTCTACGTGCCGCAGCTCGCGACCATTTCCGCGACATTCCCGGCACTGTTCCCCACTTCGGTGCGTTTCGCCGGTTTTGCCATCGCCTATAATATCTCCACCTCCATCTTCGGTGGCACCGCGCCTGCCATGGGCAGTGCGCTCATCACCGTGACCGGCAACGAACTGATGCCTGCCTTCTACATGATGGCTGCCTGTCTCGTTGGCCTTGTCGCTCTGCGGTTCATGCCGGAGACGGCGGGCCGGTCGCTCCACCACGATCCGTTTTCCGAGAAGAAGCAAGATTGA
- a CDS encoding DUF389 domain-containing protein — translation MPLYRWWRLAVVGTIDHEKVVAQVAEDSGWSPRYAFMTMMSAGIAVLGLLLSSPAVVIGAMLISPLMSPILGLGFSLALFDFAEMRRSLIALAIGAGVAILFTALIVLASPLKAPTAEILARTRPNLFDLLVALFSALAGTFAIIRGRGETIVGVAIATALMPPLAVVGYGLATWNMAVLGGALALFVTNFVTIALAATIMARLYGFGHFLSSQQSWTQTWLLLLAFIVMAVPLGLSLSHIAREAVTTNQIRSFLSDRFGANARVTQLDIDFDRRPITVRSVVIAPRSMAKNNGALETALAERLQRPVQLQVDQVLLDPGAGALDVQRAELRQANEAASAAIRMENTIGRMVALAAGVSPEQVTLDREHQRATATAAVLPGANLATYHALEQRISGDAEGWQIAILPPLLPLPEIGFANGADNLDDAARRAVLLSAWAAKRWNIPALGVPGLPVEGSASNNPPLSARRALTIAELLRQQGVRPMSAPAAGQSFSLLTAPVEAAPL, via the coding sequence ATGCCGCTCTATCGCTGGTGGCGATTAGCCGTGGTTGGAACGATCGATCACGAAAAGGTTGTCGCGCAGGTCGCTGAGGACAGTGGCTGGTCTCCACGCTACGCCTTCATGACCATGATGTCGGCCGGCATCGCGGTGCTTGGGCTGCTGCTGTCCTCGCCGGCTGTCGTCATCGGCGCCATGTTGATCTCGCCGCTAATGAGTCCGATCCTGGGGCTGGGATTCAGTCTGGCCCTGTTCGATTTCGCGGAGATGCGACGTTCTCTTATCGCGCTTGCCATAGGCGCGGGTGTGGCGATCCTGTTTACGGCGTTGATCGTGCTCGCCTCGCCGCTGAAAGCACCGACCGCAGAGATCCTCGCGAGAACGCGGCCGAATCTGTTCGATCTGCTGGTAGCCTTGTTCTCCGCCTTGGCGGGCACCTTTGCGATCATCCGTGGGCGTGGCGAAACGATCGTGGGCGTGGCGATCGCTACAGCGTTGATGCCGCCGCTCGCCGTCGTCGGTTATGGACTGGCAACCTGGAATATGGCCGTACTCGGCGGCGCGCTGGCCCTCTTCGTTACCAACTTCGTCACGATCGCTCTTGCCGCAACGATCATGGCCCGCCTGTATGGCTTCGGTCATTTTCTCTCGAGCCAGCAAAGCTGGACACAGACCTGGCTATTGCTGCTCGCCTTCATCGTGATGGCGGTGCCGCTCGGTCTGTCGCTTAGCCATATCGCCCGGGAAGCCGTGACGACCAACCAGATCCGCTCCTTCCTATCCGATCGCTTCGGCGCCAATGCGCGGGTCACGCAGCTCGATATCGATTTCGACCGGAGACCGATCACGGTCCGATCCGTCGTTATCGCCCCCAGGTCCATGGCCAAGAACAATGGCGCCCTGGAGACAGCTCTGGCCGAGCGGTTGCAACGGCCGGTCCAGCTTCAGGTCGATCAGGTCCTGCTCGATCCGGGAGCAGGCGCGCTTGATGTGCAGCGTGCCGAATTGCGTCAGGCCAATGAAGCGGCTTCTGCTGCCATAAGAATGGAAAACACAATCGGCCGTATGGTAGCTCTCGCGGCAGGGGTTTCTCCAGAACAGGTCACGCTCGATCGGGAGCATCAGCGTGCGACCGCCACGGCCGCAGTGCTACCTGGCGCCAATCTGGCGACCTACCATGCGCTGGAGCAGCGTATCTCCGGCGATGCGGAAGGATGGCAAATCGCTATTTTGCCTCCGCTTTTGCCGTTGCCTGAGATTGGTTTCGCCAATGGCGCTGACAACCTCGATGACGCGGCCCGTCGAGCCGTACTCCTGTCGGCCTGGGCTGCAAAGCGATGGAATATTCCGGCGCTTGGCGTTCCCGGATTACCTGTTGAAGGTAGCGCCAGTAACAATCCACCGCTCTCGGCTCGACGCGCGCTCACCATTGCTGAATTGCTGAGGCAGCAAGGCGTGCGCCCCATGTCCGCTCCAGCAGCGGGGCAAAGCTTCAGCCTCCTGACGGCGCCGGTGGAAGCTGCACCTCTCTAG
- a CDS encoding mechanosensitive ion channel produces MHVGNYVFDQNLALAILEKAAIALLILVITWILAKAAKWAFAKLIDTVELFRRSTSTGESFGSSLGKIVSLLIWLFGLLAILQVFDLGGVMAPVQTLLNSIMAFVPKLIGAGLIFFIGAMVARIVRDIVVTALQTVSFDKWVNRGGAEALTGNSQISKTIGVIVYVLIIIPVAILALDALDLASVSAPASDMLRLILAAIPRIVGAALLLGVGYLVSRFVVQILTEILPGLGADRAVGAAGILPEGATVSGIVARIAQVAIILFFAIAATRLLGFPELTAILDRVLELGGRVVFGAVVIIVGFLIARLLERLIGGAGESSLAATIVKWAAIILFTFMGLQFMGVGEDIVRLAFGALVIGGAVAGALAFGLGGRNWASRQLEKLDEASKSNKTGRSQSTD; encoded by the coding sequence TTGCATGTCGGAAACTACGTGTTCGACCAGAATCTGGCCTTAGCTATCCTGGAGAAAGCTGCCATCGCGCTGCTTATCCTGGTGATCACCTGGATACTCGCGAAGGCCGCCAAATGGGCTTTTGCAAAGCTCATAGACACGGTCGAACTTTTCCGACGAAGCACCTCCACCGGCGAATCTTTCGGCAGTTCCCTTGGCAAGATCGTCTCGCTGCTGATCTGGCTGTTCGGCCTGCTCGCGATCCTGCAAGTCTTCGATCTGGGCGGCGTCATGGCGCCGGTCCAGACCCTGCTCAACAGCATCATGGCGTTCGTCCCCAAGCTGATCGGCGCAGGCCTGATCTTCTTCATCGGCGCGATGGTGGCAAGGATCGTTCGCGATATCGTAGTGACCGCCCTTCAAACCGTTTCCTTTGACAAATGGGTCAATCGGGGCGGCGCCGAGGCGCTGACGGGCAATTCCCAGATCAGCAAGACGATCGGGGTGATCGTCTATGTCCTGATCATTATCCCGGTTGCCATCCTCGCACTCGATGCCCTCGATTTGGCAAGCGTATCGGCCCCGGCGAGCGACATGCTTCGCCTGATCCTGGCGGCAATTCCACGGATCGTCGGCGCGGCGCTGCTGCTTGGCGTAGGCTATCTGGTCTCACGGTTCGTCGTGCAGATCCTGACGGAAATCCTGCCGGGCCTCGGCGCTGACCGCGCCGTCGGCGCGGCCGGAATCCTGCCCGAAGGCGCAACCGTGTCGGGTATAGTCGCTCGGATCGCGCAGGTAGCGATCATTCTCTTTTTCGCGATCGCCGCGACGCGATTGCTCGGCTTTCCCGAACTCACCGCAATCCTCGACCGTGTGCTGGAACTTGGCGGGCGAGTCGTCTTCGGCGCCGTCGTCATCATCGTCGGCTTCCTGATCGCGCGTCTGCTGGAGCGGCTGATCGGCGGCGCTGGTGAATCTTCGCTGGCCGCCACGATCGTCAAATGGGCCGCGATCATCCTGTTCACCTTCATGGGCCTTCAGTTCATGGGCGTGGGCGAGGACATCGTCCGGCTCGCCTTCGGCGCACTGGTGATCGGGGGAGCGGTCGCCGGCGCTTTGGCCTTCGGTCTCGGCGGACGCAATTGGGCTTCGCGCCAGTTGGAAAAGCTGGACGAGGCCAGCAAGTCCAACAAGACAGGACGCAGCCAATCCACCGATTGA
- the nhaA gene encoding Na+/H+ antiporter NhaA, which translates to MKFGTNMLMADGLGVCCVRPGAMPEYGEWLKPFSGSIFSVASSRSSSRSGLGPVLRRFIESASAGGIVLMVAALLAMMIANSPFSAAYFDTLHNYVGGLSILHWINDGLMAIFFLFVGLEIKRELVDGRLSTWDQRRLPVLAALAGMAAPAAVYLMIAGSDPAFVNGWAIPAATDIAFAIGVLALLGRRAPTSLKLFLVTVAIVDDMGAVAIIALFYTSGIVIPALLASVVILAAMFALNRFGVRSLPLYLIGFGLLWFAVLLSGVHATIAGVLAAFTIPIVRTPGAPDSPYSPLHKLEQALDVPVAFFIVPLFGFANAGVAFGGLTLDDILSPMPIGIAAGLFLGKQFGIFAAVWLAVKAGFAAKPRGATWLQIYAVAIICGIGFTMSLFIGGLAFNDPLLVEEAKLGTLGGSLLAAFVGYALLRFAPLHSEHADEEVAQAKEIARDGDVEPRRTEPR; encoded by the coding sequence TTGAAGTTCGGCACCAACATGCTTATGGCAGACGGGCTTGGCGTGTGCTGCGTGCGCCCGGGTGCGATGCCCGAATACGGAGAATGGTTGAAACCTTTTTCCGGGAGTATTTTCTCCGTGGCGTCGTCACGTTCTTCTTCCAGGTCCGGGCTCGGACCGGTCCTTCGCCGCTTCATCGAAAGCGCGTCCGCCGGCGGCATCGTTCTGATGGTCGCCGCGCTGCTGGCGATGATGATCGCGAACTCTCCTTTCTCGGCAGCCTATTTCGACACGCTCCACAACTATGTGGGCGGTCTCTCGATCCTGCACTGGATCAACGATGGCCTGATGGCGATCTTCTTCCTGTTCGTGGGCCTCGAGATCAAGCGCGAGCTGGTCGATGGACGGCTCTCCACCTGGGACCAGCGACGCTTACCGGTTCTGGCGGCGCTCGCCGGTATGGCTGCTCCTGCGGCCGTCTATCTCATGATAGCTGGCAGCGATCCGGCATTCGTCAATGGCTGGGCCATTCCGGCCGCGACGGACATCGCCTTTGCGATCGGCGTGCTCGCGCTTCTCGGTCGACGGGCGCCGACGTCTCTCAAGCTGTTTCTCGTGACGGTCGCGATCGTTGACGATATGGGCGCGGTCGCGATCATCGCGCTCTTCTATACCTCGGGCATCGTCATTCCGGCACTTCTCGCGTCGGTAGTTATCCTCGCCGCGATGTTCGCGCTCAACCGCTTCGGCGTCAGGTCGCTGCCGCTCTATCTGATCGGCTTCGGGTTGCTCTGGTTCGCGGTGCTGCTCTCCGGAGTTCATGCGACAATAGCCGGCGTACTGGCCGCGTTCACTATCCCGATCGTCAGGACACCCGGCGCTCCGGACTCTCCCTATTCACCACTCCACAAGCTTGAACAAGCACTCGACGTGCCGGTCGCTTTCTTCATCGTCCCGCTGTTCGGCTTTGCCAATGCCGGCGTCGCGTTTGGTGGTCTGACGCTCGACGACATCTTGTCGCCGATGCCGATCGGCATCGCGGCGGGCTTGTTCCTGGGCAAGCAGTTCGGCATCTTCGCGGCGGTCTGGCTGGCGGTGAAAGCGGGTTTTGCCGCGAAGCCGCGCGGCGCCACCTGGCTGCAAATCTATGCCGTCGCCATCATCTGCGGCATCGGTTTCACGATGAGCCTGTTCATCGGCGGGCTGGCTTTCAACGACCCGCTGCTTGTCGAAGAGGCCAAGCTGGGCACGCTCGGCGGGTCGTTGCTGGCCGCGTTCGTCGGATATGCGCTGTTGCGCTTTGCCCCCCTTCATTCCGAACATGCCGACGAAGAAGTCGCACAGGCGAAGGAAATTGCGCGGGATGGCGATGTCGAACCCAGAAGAACCGAGCCCCGCTAG